One genomic window of Osmia bicornis bicornis chromosome 5, iOsmBic2.1, whole genome shotgun sequence includes the following:
- the LOC114872297 gene encoding tyrosine-protein phosphatase non-receptor type 4 isoform X5, whose protein sequence is MNLFSMTSSECGQHSREAVSGRWLTRLQIFEMIESVSRRALSGSSGSYHVRGAELARNRRLKSLSATVVFLDDTQHTFQLDKRAKGQALLDLVFQHLELVEKDYFGLQYAENGATTCTYSPDVMRWLDPSKPVKKQIRSKGGQFYFRVKFYVSDPSKLQEEYTRYQFYLQIRRDILQGKLQLPPSTACLIASYTVQSELGDYHPEEHGPGYLSRLQLIPGQTEEMEKKISELHKLHKGQLPADAEFNFLDHAKRLDMYGVELHKARDSTNKEIQLGVTSIGLVVFQNGIKINVFSWSKIVKISFKRKQFFIQLRREQSENYDTLLGFNMQTYRSSKNLWKACVEHHTFFRLHSPKTRPRRFPLTLSSRFTYSGRTEFQTVEDGKHRARVERTFIRSPSKRLVHGVTSASIIEEKGKLSIPPGRPPRPYDNKVQSLGAREPRQAWGEGNPSDDEGGFLSLREEITGSHTQGNAFSPVLGSRVLSYVDDDTTAERNIYDLPDYSEPTSSPAPQIVEDGLVTISLTPDEQGRFGFNVKGGLDLDMPILVSRVAPNTPADRCYPKLNEGDQVVYINGIDVNGLLHEHVVNLIRQSRDSGSGELTLTVRPNALYNALAGTDETSEEEPPYRYVPDAPHAAIGSDALAQSMLLLADGLASGALIAQYEQLYRKNPELTSLESKKPENQSKNRYRDISPYDVTRVILMGSASGDYINANYVNMEIPGSGIINRYIATQGPLSSTVADFWQMVLEAGSTLVVMLTTLVDRGRAKCHQYWPALNETLTLRNLTLTSTAENVEDTFIFREFILRDINTGEERDITHMQYCSWPDHGVPSDWRQFTTFTERVRAARTGMVEPAVVHCSAGIGRTGVLVLMETALCLIEANQPVYPLDIVRSMRDQRAMMIQNASQYRFVCEAVHKAYSEGIAKPLPEFSR, encoded by the exons atgaatttattttcaatgacATCTTCTGAAT GTGGTCAGCATAGCAGAGAGGCGGTGTCGGGAAGGTGGTTGACACGCCTTCAAATCTTTGAGATGATTGAAAGCGTATCTCGTAGAGCGTTGAGTGGCTCCAGTGGGAGCTACCACGTTCGTGGTGCTGAATTAGCAAGAAATCGTAGGCTAAAATCTTTATCAGCAACTGTTGTATTCCTTGATGATACTCAACACACATTTCAATTAGAT AAAAGAGCAAAGGGTCAAGCACTATTGGATTTGGTATTTCAACACTTGGAACTTGTTGAGAAAGATTATTTTGGTTTGCAATATGCTGAAAATGGAGCTACAACCTGTACATATTCACCCGATGTAATG AGGTGGCTAGATCCTAGTAAGCCAGTTAAGAAGCAGATAAGAAGTAAGG gcggacaattttattttagagtGAAGTTTTATGTATCTGACCCTAGTAAATTACAAGAAGAATATACTAGATATCAATTTTACTTACAAATACGAAGAGACATTCTTCAAGGAAAACTTCAGTTACCACCGAGTACAGCGTGTCTTATTGCCAGTTATACTGTTCAAT CTGAGTTAGGCGATTATCATCCAGAAGAACATGGTCCAGGATATCTTTCGAGGTTACAGTTAATACCAGGACAGACTgaggaaatggaaaaaaaaatttctgaattaCATAAACTTCATAA GGGTCAATTACCAGCAGATGcagaattcaattttttagaTCATGCAAAGAGATTAGATATGTATGGGGTAGAATTACATAAAGCTAGA GATTCAACGAATAAAGAAATACAATTAGGTGTAACATCTATAGGCTTAGTAGTATTTCAAAACGGAATAAAAATCAATGTATTTTCATGGTCAAAAATAGTTAAAATTTCGTTCAAAcggaaacaattttttattcaactcaGAAGAGAACAG TCAGAAAATTACGATACATTACTTGGTTTTAACATGCAAACATATCGAAGTTcaaaaaatttatggaaagcATGTGTCGAGCATCACACATTTTTTAGACTTCACAGTCCTAAAACGAGGCCAAGGCGTTTTCCACTTACCTTAAGTAGTAGATTTACTTATTCAGGGCGTACTGAATTCCAAACAGTTGAAGATGGAAAGCATAGAGCCAGGGTGGAAAGAACGTTTATTAG atCTCCTAGCAAAAGATTAGTACATGGGGTAACATCAGCTTCGATTattgaagaaaaaggaaaattatcTATACCCCCTGGAAGACCTCCTAGGCCGTATGATAATAAAGTTCAATCTCTTGGTGCTCGTGAACCTCGTCAAGCCTGGGGTGAAGGGAATCCTAGTGACGA TGAAGGCGGCTTTCTGTCTCTTCGAGAAGAAATAACAGGCTCGCATACCCAGGGAAATGCATTTTCACCTGTATTAGGATCTAGAGTTTTAAGTTATGTGGACGATGATACAACGGccgaaagaaatatttatgatCTTCCTGATTATAGTGAACCTACAAGTTCACCTGCTCCCCAG ATAGTGGAAGATGGATTAGTAACGATATCTTTAACGCCAGATGAACAGGGTCGATTTGGGTTTAACGTAAAAGGTGGTTTAGATCTTGACATGCCTATTTTAGTATCCAGAGTAGCGCCGAATACACCTGCCGATCGTTGTTATCCAAAATTAAATGAAGGAGATCAG GTAGTATACATAAATGGGATCGATGTGAATGGATTGTTACACGAACATGTAGTGAATTTAATTCGTCAGTCTCGTGATTCGGGCTCAGGTGAATTGACATTAACAGTTAGgccaaatgctttgtacaatGCTTTAGCGGGTACTGATGAAACGTCCGAAGAAGAACCTCCATATAG ATACGTTCCTGATGCACCTCACGCAGCTATTGGATCAGATGCATTAGCACAATCAATGTTACTCCTTGCTGATGGTCTAGCAAGTGGTGCCTTAATTGCGCAATACGAGCAGTTGTACAGAAAGAATCCTGAGCTTACATCTCTTGAATCCAAGAAGCCTGAAAATCAGAGCAAAAATCGTTACCGAGATATCTCACCAT ACGATGTTACTCGAGTGATACTCATGGGCTCTGCGAGCGGAGATTACATTAATGCTAACTATGTGAATATGGAAATACCAGGATCGGGTATTATCAATAGATACATTGCTACCCAAGGACCATTGTCTTCGACAGTAGCTGATTTTTGGCAGATGGTTTTAGAAGCAGGCAGCACTCTCGTTGTAATGCTTACAACTTTAGTTGATCGTGGCCGAGCAAAATGTCATCAGTATTGGCCTGCGCTCAACGAAACTCTAACACTGCGGAATCTTACGCTTACATCCACGGCTGAAAATGTTGAAGACACTTTTATATTTCGAGAATTCATACTTCGTGatattaat aCTGGAGAGGAAAGAGACATAACGCATATGCAATACTGCAGCTGGCCAGATCATGGCGTTCCTAGCGATTGGCGACAATTTACGACGTTTACTGAAAGAGTACGGGCAGCTCGAACAGGAATGGTAGAACCTGCTGTTGTTCATTGTTCCGCTGGAATAGGTAGAACAGGTGTTTTAGTGTTAATGGAAACAGCACTGTGTCTTATCGAAGCAAATCAACCAGTATATCCACTAGACATTGTGCGATCTATGAGAGATCAAAGAGCAATGATGATACAAAATGCT AGTCAGTATAGATTCGTATGTGAAGCAGTTCACAAAGCTTACAGCGAAGGAATAGCTAAACCACTTCCAGAATTTAGCAGGTGA
- the LOC114872297 gene encoding tyrosine-protein phosphatase non-receptor type 4 isoform X3: MVNINARIHAYNVVHACNTVKFSIRASNNFIANKIVNLYGGQHSREAVSGRWLTRLQIFEMIESVSRRALSGSSGSYHVRGAELARNRRLKSLSATVVFLDDTQHTFQLDKRAKGQALLDLVFQHLELVEKDYFGLQYAENGATTCTYSPDRWLDPSKPVKKQIRSKGGQFYFRVKFYVSDPSKLQEEYTRYQFYLQIRRDILQGKLQLPPSTACLIASYTVQSELGDYHPEEHGPGYLSRLQLIPGQTEEMEKKISELHKLHKGQLPADAEFNFLDHAKRLDMYGVELHKARDSTNKEIQLGVTSIGLVVFQNGIKINVFSWSKIVKISFKRKQFFIQLRREQSENYDTLLGFNMQTYRSSKNLWKACVEHHTFFRLHSPKTRPRRFPLTLSSRFTYSGRTEFQTVEDGKHRARVERTFIRSPSKRLVHGVTSASIIEEKGKLSIPPGRPPRPYDNKVQSLGAREPRQAWGEGNPSDDEGGFLSLREEITGSHTQGNAFSPVLGSRVLSYVDDDTTAERNIYDLPDYSEPTSSPAPQIVEDGLVTISLTPDEQGRFGFNVKGGLDLDMPILVSRVAPNTPADRCYPKLNEGDQVVYINGIDVNGLLHEHVVNLIRQSRDSGSGELTLTVRPNALYNALAGTDETSEEEPPYRYVPDAPHAAIGSDALAQSMLLLADGLASGALIAQYEQLYRKNPELTSLESKKPENQSKNRYRDISPYDVTRVILMGSASGDYINANYVNMEIPGSGIINRYIATQGPLSSTVADFWQMVLEAGSTLVVMLTTLVDRGRAKCHQYWPALNETLTLRNLTLTSTAENVEDTFIFREFILRDINTGEERDITHMQYCSWPDHGVPSDWRQFTTFTERVRAARTGMVEPAVVHCSAGIGRTGVLVLMETALCLIEANQPVYPLDIVRSMRDQRAMMIQNASQYRFVCEAVHKAYSEGIAKPLPEFSR, encoded by the exons GTGGTCAGCATAGCAGAGAGGCGGTGTCGGGAAGGTGGTTGACACGCCTTCAAATCTTTGAGATGATTGAAAGCGTATCTCGTAGAGCGTTGAGTGGCTCCAGTGGGAGCTACCACGTTCGTGGTGCTGAATTAGCAAGAAATCGTAGGCTAAAATCTTTATCAGCAACTGTTGTATTCCTTGATGATACTCAACACACATTTCAATTAGAT AAAAGAGCAAAGGGTCAAGCACTATTGGATTTGGTATTTCAACACTTGGAACTTGTTGAGAAAGATTATTTTGGTTTGCAATATGCTGAAAATGGAGCTACAACCTGTACATATTCACCCGAT AGGTGGCTAGATCCTAGTAAGCCAGTTAAGAAGCAGATAAGAAGTAAGG gcggacaattttattttagagtGAAGTTTTATGTATCTGACCCTAGTAAATTACAAGAAGAATATACTAGATATCAATTTTACTTACAAATACGAAGAGACATTCTTCAAGGAAAACTTCAGTTACCACCGAGTACAGCGTGTCTTATTGCCAGTTATACTGTTCAAT CTGAGTTAGGCGATTATCATCCAGAAGAACATGGTCCAGGATATCTTTCGAGGTTACAGTTAATACCAGGACAGACTgaggaaatggaaaaaaaaatttctgaattaCATAAACTTCATAA GGGTCAATTACCAGCAGATGcagaattcaattttttagaTCATGCAAAGAGATTAGATATGTATGGGGTAGAATTACATAAAGCTAGA GATTCAACGAATAAAGAAATACAATTAGGTGTAACATCTATAGGCTTAGTAGTATTTCAAAACGGAATAAAAATCAATGTATTTTCATGGTCAAAAATAGTTAAAATTTCGTTCAAAcggaaacaattttttattcaactcaGAAGAGAACAG TCAGAAAATTACGATACATTACTTGGTTTTAACATGCAAACATATCGAAGTTcaaaaaatttatggaaagcATGTGTCGAGCATCACACATTTTTTAGACTTCACAGTCCTAAAACGAGGCCAAGGCGTTTTCCACTTACCTTAAGTAGTAGATTTACTTATTCAGGGCGTACTGAATTCCAAACAGTTGAAGATGGAAAGCATAGAGCCAGGGTGGAAAGAACGTTTATTAG atCTCCTAGCAAAAGATTAGTACATGGGGTAACATCAGCTTCGATTattgaagaaaaaggaaaattatcTATACCCCCTGGAAGACCTCCTAGGCCGTATGATAATAAAGTTCAATCTCTTGGTGCTCGTGAACCTCGTCAAGCCTGGGGTGAAGGGAATCCTAGTGACGA TGAAGGCGGCTTTCTGTCTCTTCGAGAAGAAATAACAGGCTCGCATACCCAGGGAAATGCATTTTCACCTGTATTAGGATCTAGAGTTTTAAGTTATGTGGACGATGATACAACGGccgaaagaaatatttatgatCTTCCTGATTATAGTGAACCTACAAGTTCACCTGCTCCCCAG ATAGTGGAAGATGGATTAGTAACGATATCTTTAACGCCAGATGAACAGGGTCGATTTGGGTTTAACGTAAAAGGTGGTTTAGATCTTGACATGCCTATTTTAGTATCCAGAGTAGCGCCGAATACACCTGCCGATCGTTGTTATCCAAAATTAAATGAAGGAGATCAG GTAGTATACATAAATGGGATCGATGTGAATGGATTGTTACACGAACATGTAGTGAATTTAATTCGTCAGTCTCGTGATTCGGGCTCAGGTGAATTGACATTAACAGTTAGgccaaatgctttgtacaatGCTTTAGCGGGTACTGATGAAACGTCCGAAGAAGAACCTCCATATAG ATACGTTCCTGATGCACCTCACGCAGCTATTGGATCAGATGCATTAGCACAATCAATGTTACTCCTTGCTGATGGTCTAGCAAGTGGTGCCTTAATTGCGCAATACGAGCAGTTGTACAGAAAGAATCCTGAGCTTACATCTCTTGAATCCAAGAAGCCTGAAAATCAGAGCAAAAATCGTTACCGAGATATCTCACCAT ACGATGTTACTCGAGTGATACTCATGGGCTCTGCGAGCGGAGATTACATTAATGCTAACTATGTGAATATGGAAATACCAGGATCGGGTATTATCAATAGATACATTGCTACCCAAGGACCATTGTCTTCGACAGTAGCTGATTTTTGGCAGATGGTTTTAGAAGCAGGCAGCACTCTCGTTGTAATGCTTACAACTTTAGTTGATCGTGGCCGAGCAAAATGTCATCAGTATTGGCCTGCGCTCAACGAAACTCTAACACTGCGGAATCTTACGCTTACATCCACGGCTGAAAATGTTGAAGACACTTTTATATTTCGAGAATTCATACTTCGTGatattaat aCTGGAGAGGAAAGAGACATAACGCATATGCAATACTGCAGCTGGCCAGATCATGGCGTTCCTAGCGATTGGCGACAATTTACGACGTTTACTGAAAGAGTACGGGCAGCTCGAACAGGAATGGTAGAACCTGCTGTTGTTCATTGTTCCGCTGGAATAGGTAGAACAGGTGTTTTAGTGTTAATGGAAACAGCACTGTGTCTTATCGAAGCAAATCAACCAGTATATCCACTAGACATTGTGCGATCTATGAGAGATCAAAGAGCAATGATGATACAAAATGCT AGTCAGTATAGATTCGTATGTGAAGCAGTTCACAAAGCTTACAGCGAAGGAATAGCTAAACCACTTCCAGAATTTAGCAGGTGA
- the LOC114872297 gene encoding tyrosine-protein phosphatase non-receptor type 4 isoform X4, with the protein MVNINARIHAYNVVHACNTVKFSIRASNNFIANKIVNLYGGQHSREAVSGRWLTRLQIFEMIESVSRRALSGSSGSYHVRGAELARNRRLKSLSATVVFLDDTQHTFQLDKRAKGQALLDLVFQHLELVEKDYFGLQYAENGATTCTYSPDRWLDPSKPVKKQIRSGQFYFRVKFYVSDPSKLQEEYTRYQFYLQIRRDILQGKLQLPPSTACLIASYTVQSELGDYHPEEHGPGYLSRLQLIPGQTEEMEKKISELHKLHKGQLPADAEFNFLDHAKRLDMYGVELHKARDSTNKEIQLGVTSIGLVVFQNGIKINVFSWSKIVKISFKRKQFFIQLRREQSENYDTLLGFNMQTYRSSKNLWKACVEHHTFFRLHSPKTRPRRFPLTLSSRFTYSGRTEFQTVEDGKHRARVERTFIRSPSKRLVHGVTSASIIEEKGKLSIPPGRPPRPYDNKVQSLGAREPRQAWGEGNPSDDEGGFLSLREEITGSHTQGNAFSPVLGSRVLSYVDDDTTAERNIYDLPDYSEPTSSPAPQIVEDGLVTISLTPDEQGRFGFNVKGGLDLDMPILVSRVAPNTPADRCYPKLNEGDQVVYINGIDVNGLLHEHVVNLIRQSRDSGSGELTLTVRPNALYNALAGTDETSEEEPPYRYVPDAPHAAIGSDALAQSMLLLADGLASGALIAQYEQLYRKNPELTSLESKKPENQSKNRYRDISPYDVTRVILMGSASGDYINANYVNMEIPGSGIINRYIATQGPLSSTVADFWQMVLEAGSTLVVMLTTLVDRGRAKCHQYWPALNETLTLRNLTLTSTAENVEDTFIFREFILRDINTGEERDITHMQYCSWPDHGVPSDWRQFTTFTERVRAARTGMVEPAVVHCSAGIGRTGVLVLMETALCLIEANQPVYPLDIVRSMRDQRAMMIQNASQYRFVCEAVHKAYSEGIAKPLPEFSR; encoded by the exons GTGGTCAGCATAGCAGAGAGGCGGTGTCGGGAAGGTGGTTGACACGCCTTCAAATCTTTGAGATGATTGAAAGCGTATCTCGTAGAGCGTTGAGTGGCTCCAGTGGGAGCTACCACGTTCGTGGTGCTGAATTAGCAAGAAATCGTAGGCTAAAATCTTTATCAGCAACTGTTGTATTCCTTGATGATACTCAACACACATTTCAATTAGAT AAAAGAGCAAAGGGTCAAGCACTATTGGATTTGGTATTTCAACACTTGGAACTTGTTGAGAAAGATTATTTTGGTTTGCAATATGCTGAAAATGGAGCTACAACCTGTACATATTCACCCGAT AGGTGGCTAGATCCTAGTAAGCCAGTTAAGAAGCAGATAAGAA gcggacaattttattttagagtGAAGTTTTATGTATCTGACCCTAGTAAATTACAAGAAGAATATACTAGATATCAATTTTACTTACAAATACGAAGAGACATTCTTCAAGGAAAACTTCAGTTACCACCGAGTACAGCGTGTCTTATTGCCAGTTATACTGTTCAAT CTGAGTTAGGCGATTATCATCCAGAAGAACATGGTCCAGGATATCTTTCGAGGTTACAGTTAATACCAGGACAGACTgaggaaatggaaaaaaaaatttctgaattaCATAAACTTCATAA GGGTCAATTACCAGCAGATGcagaattcaattttttagaTCATGCAAAGAGATTAGATATGTATGGGGTAGAATTACATAAAGCTAGA GATTCAACGAATAAAGAAATACAATTAGGTGTAACATCTATAGGCTTAGTAGTATTTCAAAACGGAATAAAAATCAATGTATTTTCATGGTCAAAAATAGTTAAAATTTCGTTCAAAcggaaacaattttttattcaactcaGAAGAGAACAG TCAGAAAATTACGATACATTACTTGGTTTTAACATGCAAACATATCGAAGTTcaaaaaatttatggaaagcATGTGTCGAGCATCACACATTTTTTAGACTTCACAGTCCTAAAACGAGGCCAAGGCGTTTTCCACTTACCTTAAGTAGTAGATTTACTTATTCAGGGCGTACTGAATTCCAAACAGTTGAAGATGGAAAGCATAGAGCCAGGGTGGAAAGAACGTTTATTAG atCTCCTAGCAAAAGATTAGTACATGGGGTAACATCAGCTTCGATTattgaagaaaaaggaaaattatcTATACCCCCTGGAAGACCTCCTAGGCCGTATGATAATAAAGTTCAATCTCTTGGTGCTCGTGAACCTCGTCAAGCCTGGGGTGAAGGGAATCCTAGTGACGA TGAAGGCGGCTTTCTGTCTCTTCGAGAAGAAATAACAGGCTCGCATACCCAGGGAAATGCATTTTCACCTGTATTAGGATCTAGAGTTTTAAGTTATGTGGACGATGATACAACGGccgaaagaaatatttatgatCTTCCTGATTATAGTGAACCTACAAGTTCACCTGCTCCCCAG ATAGTGGAAGATGGATTAGTAACGATATCTTTAACGCCAGATGAACAGGGTCGATTTGGGTTTAACGTAAAAGGTGGTTTAGATCTTGACATGCCTATTTTAGTATCCAGAGTAGCGCCGAATACACCTGCCGATCGTTGTTATCCAAAATTAAATGAAGGAGATCAG GTAGTATACATAAATGGGATCGATGTGAATGGATTGTTACACGAACATGTAGTGAATTTAATTCGTCAGTCTCGTGATTCGGGCTCAGGTGAATTGACATTAACAGTTAGgccaaatgctttgtacaatGCTTTAGCGGGTACTGATGAAACGTCCGAAGAAGAACCTCCATATAG ATACGTTCCTGATGCACCTCACGCAGCTATTGGATCAGATGCATTAGCACAATCAATGTTACTCCTTGCTGATGGTCTAGCAAGTGGTGCCTTAATTGCGCAATACGAGCAGTTGTACAGAAAGAATCCTGAGCTTACATCTCTTGAATCCAAGAAGCCTGAAAATCAGAGCAAAAATCGTTACCGAGATATCTCACCAT ACGATGTTACTCGAGTGATACTCATGGGCTCTGCGAGCGGAGATTACATTAATGCTAACTATGTGAATATGGAAATACCAGGATCGGGTATTATCAATAGATACATTGCTACCCAAGGACCATTGTCTTCGACAGTAGCTGATTTTTGGCAGATGGTTTTAGAAGCAGGCAGCACTCTCGTTGTAATGCTTACAACTTTAGTTGATCGTGGCCGAGCAAAATGTCATCAGTATTGGCCTGCGCTCAACGAAACTCTAACACTGCGGAATCTTACGCTTACATCCACGGCTGAAAATGTTGAAGACACTTTTATATTTCGAGAATTCATACTTCGTGatattaat aCTGGAGAGGAAAGAGACATAACGCATATGCAATACTGCAGCTGGCCAGATCATGGCGTTCCTAGCGATTGGCGACAATTTACGACGTTTACTGAAAGAGTACGGGCAGCTCGAACAGGAATGGTAGAACCTGCTGTTGTTCATTGTTCCGCTGGAATAGGTAGAACAGGTGTTTTAGTGTTAATGGAAACAGCACTGTGTCTTATCGAAGCAAATCAACCAGTATATCCACTAGACATTGTGCGATCTATGAGAGATCAAAGAGCAATGATGATACAAAATGCT AGTCAGTATAGATTCGTATGTGAAGCAGTTCACAAAGCTTACAGCGAAGGAATAGCTAAACCACTTCCAGAATTTAGCAGGTGA